Proteins from one Antennarius striatus isolate MH-2024 chromosome 12, ASM4005453v1, whole genome shotgun sequence genomic window:
- the olig1 gene encoding oligodendrocyte transcription factor 1 encodes MNVLSNPVIRSQEQALALCGPSSVQDVPHCPPGFHVSSRLNPPAAMLGLHGGQRSTKPQREVSPEEQQELRRKINSRERRRMQDLNIAMDALREVMVPYASSPSSPSSSQSHQPGAPPPGRRLSKISTLVLARNYILLLGSSLQEMRRLLGEVSVGMGVNTGPVPRLLLTGGWPLISGPSPLFLTQESLLTSATTSSSSSSSSSSTSPSSSKCPLLSTSPMEASLAPVKWSSVGVSGGPLCPCGVCRLPRFSHSTTAPRFPK; translated from the coding sequence ATGAATGTGCTATCAAACCCAGTGATCAGGTCTCAGGAGCAGGCTTTAGCTCTCTGTGGCCCCAGCTCTGTCCAGGATGTACCCCATTGCCCCCCGGGGTTCCATGTCAGCTCACGCCTGAATCCGCCTGCAGCCATGCTCGGCCTCCACGGCGGCCAAAGATCAACCAAACCTCAGAGGGAGGTGAGTCCTGAGGAACAGCAGGAACTGAGGAGGAAGATCAACAGCAGGGAGAGGAGGCGGATGCAGGATTTGAACATCGCCATGGACGCTTTGAGGGAGGTGATGGTGCCGTACGCCTCCTCACCATCTTCTCCCTCCTCGTCTCAGTCCCACCAACCCGGGGCTCCTCCTCCAGGACGCCGGCTCTCCAAGATCTCCACCTTAGTTCTGGCCAGGAACTACATCCTCCTCTTGGGTTCGTCTCTGCAGGAGATGCGGCGGCTGCTGGGGGAGGTGAGCGTGGGGATGGGGGTAAATACGGGGCCGGTTCCTCGCCTCCTGCTCACTGGAGGGTGGCCCCTCATCTCTGGTCCCAGTCCGCTCTTCCTCACTCAGGAATCACTTCTCACCTCAGCAAcgacttcttcttcctcctcctcttcatcttcttccacatcaccatcatcttctaAATGTCCACTGTTGTCTACGAGCCCCATGGAGGCCTCACTGGCCCCGGTAAAGTGGAGCTCTGTGGGGGTCTCGGGGGGGCCCCTGTGCCCCTGTGGAGTCTGTAGACTACCCAGATTCAGCCACTCCACAACAGCTCCTAGATTCCCAAAGTGA